A portion of the Mesobacillus jeotgali genome contains these proteins:
- a CDS encoding heterodisulfide reductase-related iron-sulfur binding cluster, translating to MNGLLWINLIAFLLVTAYAISLFVYVVKTRIEYIKLGKKSEFDDDVKDRLRRIWVHVFGQKRLLKDKKSGIIHVMFFYGFILVQFGAIDFIWKGIKPGSHLPLGPLYPGFTFFQEIVTLMILVAVVWAFYRRYVEKLVRLKRGFKNGLVLLFIGGLMLSVLLGNGMGMIWHGHEGTWTEPVASLIAAAFSGIPQAAAITIFYIAWWIHLLFLLAFLVYVPQSKHAHLIAGPANVYLTRVDSPGKITKIDFEDETQETFGAGKITDFSHEQMIDFYACVECGRCTNMCPATGTGKMLSPMDLIVKLRDHLTLHGAAVTSKQPWVPTFAFSNTKGNQIALAAAGQGVNESAAALAYSPSMIGDVITEEEIWACTTCRNCEDQCPVMNEHVDKIIDLRRYLVLTEGKMDADAQRAMTNIERQGNPWGLNRKEKENWRELRDDVVIPTVKEMKKADEEFEYLFWVGAMGSFDNRSQKIALSFAKLLNEAGVKFAILGNKEKNSGDTPRRLGNEFLFQELATKNIEEFEKNEVKKIVTIDPHAYNIFKNEYPDFGLEAEVYHHTELLAQLVKEGRLVPKHAVNETITFHDSCYLGRYNEVYDAPRDILKAIPGVDLKEMERNRDTAMCCGAGGGLMWMEEETGHRINVSRTEQALAVNPSVISSGCPYCLTMLSDGTKAKEVEESVDTLDVAELLEKSVFGDLKPLVS from the coding sequence ATGAACGGATTGCTTTGGATCAATCTTATTGCGTTTCTTCTTGTAACCGCTTACGCAATCAGCCTGTTCGTTTACGTAGTCAAGACGAGAATTGAATACATCAAACTCGGCAAGAAGTCGGAGTTTGATGATGATGTCAAGGATCGTTTGCGCAGGATTTGGGTCCATGTTTTTGGCCAGAAGAGGCTTTTGAAGGACAAGAAGAGTGGAATTATTCACGTTATGTTTTTCTATGGATTCATTCTTGTACAATTTGGGGCTATTGATTTTATCTGGAAGGGAATCAAGCCTGGTTCGCATTTGCCGCTCGGACCTTTATATCCAGGTTTCACATTCTTCCAGGAAATCGTCACTTTAATGATTCTGGTTGCGGTAGTCTGGGCTTTTTACCGCCGTTATGTTGAAAAACTTGTCCGCTTGAAGCGCGGTTTCAAAAATGGTCTTGTGCTTCTGTTCATTGGCGGATTGATGCTTTCTGTATTGCTTGGAAACGGAATGGGCATGATCTGGCATGGCCATGAGGGAACCTGGACAGAACCGGTCGCGTCGCTGATCGCTGCTGCATTCAGCGGCATTCCTCAGGCAGCCGCCATCACGATTTTCTATATCGCATGGTGGATTCACTTACTGTTCCTGCTTGCGTTCCTTGTGTATGTCCCGCAATCCAAGCACGCACACTTGATTGCCGGGCCAGCCAATGTCTATTTGACAAGAGTGGACTCTCCGGGAAAAATTACAAAAATTGATTTTGAAGATGAAACACAGGAAACATTCGGTGCAGGAAAGATCACCGATTTCAGCCATGAGCAGATGATCGATTTCTATGCTTGCGTTGAATGCGGCCGTTGTACGAATATGTGTCCGGCAACTGGAACTGGGAAAATGCTTTCTCCTATGGATCTGATCGTCAAACTCCGTGATCATTTGACGCTTCACGGCGCGGCAGTCACTTCCAAACAGCCATGGGTCCCAACTTTTGCTTTTTCAAACACAAAGGGCAACCAGATTGCATTGGCAGCTGCAGGACAGGGCGTCAATGAATCAGCGGCAGCACTTGCATACAGCCCAAGTATGATTGGCGACGTCATCACAGAAGAGGAAATCTGGGCATGTACAACTTGCCGTAACTGTGAAGACCAGTGTCCGGTCATGAACGAGCATGTTGACAAAATCATCGACCTTCGCCGTTACCTTGTATTGACGGAAGGAAAGATGGACGCTGACGCACAGCGCGCTATGACAAATATTGAGCGCCAGGGCAACCCATGGGGCTTGAACCGTAAAGAAAAAGAAAACTGGCGCGAACTTCGCGATGATGTTGTCATTCCTACGGTAAAAGAAATGAAAAAGGCAGACGAAGAGTTCGAATATTTATTCTGGGTAGGCGCAATGGGTTCTTTTGATAACCGCAGCCAAAAAATCGCTCTTTCATTCGCTAAGCTTTTGAATGAAGCGGGTGTCAAGTTCGCCATCCTTGGAAACAAGGAAAAGAACTCGGGCGATACACCACGCCGCCTGGGCAATGAATTCCTTTTCCAGGAGCTTGCGACAAAGAATATTGAAGAATTCGAGAAAAATGAAGTGAAGAAGATCGTGACAATCGATCCTCACGCATACAATATCTTTAAGAACGAATATCCTGATTTCGGCCTTGAAGCAGAGGTATATCACCACACTGAGCTTCTTGCCCAGCTGGTCAAGGAAGGAAGGCTTGTTCCAAAGCATGCGGTGAACGAAACAATCACTTTCCACGATTCCTGCTACCTTGGACGCTATAACGAGGTGTATGACGCACCGCGTGATATCCTCAAGGCAATTCCAGGTGTCGATCTCAAGGAAATGGAACGCAACCGCGATACGGCAATGTGCTGCGGAGCTGGAGGCGGCTTAATGTGGATGGAAGAAGAAACGGGCCACAGAATCAATGTTTCCCGTACAGAACAAGCATTGGCGGTAAATCCGTCAGTCATCAGTTCAGGATGCCCTTACTGCCTGACGATGCTTTCAGATGGCACAAAGGCGAAGGAAGTAGAAGAAAGCGTTGATACTCTT
- the uvsE gene encoding UV DNA damage repair endonuclease UvsE, which produces MIIRLGYVSTAISLWDASPSKALTFARYGQLQKNERHDKLLSVTYQNLINTERMIHYNIAHDIPLYRFSSSIAPLATHPEVKWDYVTPFREKWLEIGALVKKHGLRTSFHPNQYTLFTSPREEVTANAIIDMEYHYGMLAAMGLENNALINIHIGGAYGNKEETILRFHENFAKLPAHIKKITTLENDDKTYNSKETLSTCIKEDVPFMFDYHHHMANLCEEPLEKLLPDGFATWESIGMKPKIHISSPKSEKAYRSHADYVDPEFILPLIDILRSIGQDVDFMIEAKEKDKAALKLVEDLAKIRGVKRIGGAVLEWK; this is translated from the coding sequence ATGATCATTAGGCTTGGATATGTTTCCACCGCCATCAGCCTGTGGGATGCATCTCCCTCCAAGGCACTTACTTTCGCTCGCTACGGGCAGCTGCAAAAAAATGAACGTCATGATAAATTGCTTTCTGTAACCTATCAAAACCTCATTAACACTGAAAGAATGATTCACTACAATATCGCTCATGATATTCCTTTATACCGGTTTTCCAGCTCGATCGCGCCGCTTGCCACCCACCCGGAGGTCAAATGGGATTATGTCACACCCTTCCGTGAAAAATGGCTGGAAATCGGGGCGCTGGTGAAAAAACATGGTTTGCGTACGAGCTTTCACCCTAACCAATATACCTTGTTTACTTCCCCCAGGGAGGAAGTAACGGCCAATGCCATCATCGATATGGAATATCACTATGGAATGCTCGCAGCAATGGGACTGGAAAACAACGCGCTGATCAACATCCATATCGGCGGAGCGTACGGAAACAAAGAAGAGACGATTTTACGTTTCCATGAAAACTTCGCAAAGCTGCCCGCCCATATCAAGAAAATCACCACATTGGAAAATGATGATAAAACCTATAATTCCAAAGAAACTCTTAGCACATGTATAAAAGAGGATGTACCCTTCATGTTCGATTATCATCATCACATGGCAAACCTTTGTGAAGAGCCTCTGGAAAAACTGCTTCCAGACGGCTTCGCCACCTGGGAATCAATCGGAATGAAGCCGAAAATCCATATCTCTTCGCCAAAATCAGAAAAAGCTTACCGGTCACATGCAGACTATGTTGACCCAGAATTCATCCTTCCCCTGATTGATATCCTGCGAAGCATCGGCCAGGATGTCGATTTCATGATCGAAGCGAAAGAGAAAGACAAAGCAGCACTGAAGCTTGTTGAGGATTTGGCTAAAATCCGCGGAGTCAAGCGGATTGGCGGAGCTGTGTTGGAATGGAAATAA
- the cls gene encoding cardiolipin synthase translates to MEIGWMIFLIIAVIVLWVIIDFLLGRKQHLAKAKKIVFPDRYSDMQIFAKGPELFDDLFSEIKKARQHIHILFYIIKDDKISHEFVSLLKEKAREGVEVRLLVDWVGSSLKRKTIQSLKDAGVKFAYTHKPKFPFLFYSSQVRNHRKITVIDGHIGYLGGFNIGDEYNDKNPKLSPWRDYHLKLTGEGAVDLQEEFLRDWHCANKVNLLQNKAYFPELSKGTIRQQFVPTEGEALEDLIATLISEAKQSLIIGTPYFIPSKKVFDHLQAAIRRGVSVTILVPYKSDHILVKEASYRYLRPLLKDGADVYQYMKGFYHAKVMTIDDNICDIGTANFDKRSMFLNYELNCLIYDPSFIKEVKHILTEDMLNSHKASLSDFSRVNWFSSFKETAARTISFFL, encoded by the coding sequence ATGGAAATTGGTTGGATGATATTTTTGATAATAGCCGTGATTGTCCTTTGGGTAATCATTGACTTCCTGCTTGGCAGGAAACAGCATCTTGCAAAAGCAAAAAAAATTGTCTTTCCCGACAGATATAGCGACATGCAAATTTTTGCAAAAGGCCCAGAATTATTTGATGATTTGTTTTCTGAAATCAAAAAAGCCCGCCAGCATATCCATATTTTATTTTACATTATCAAGGATGATAAAATTAGCCACGAGTTTGTATCACTATTAAAGGAAAAAGCCCGGGAAGGTGTCGAGGTAAGGCTGCTGGTGGATTGGGTAGGAAGCAGTTTAAAACGTAAGACAATCCAGTCCCTGAAGGATGCCGGGGTTAAGTTTGCTTATACCCATAAACCCAAGTTCCCTTTCCTTTTTTATTCATCCCAGGTCCGGAACCATCGCAAGATCACTGTCATTGATGGACATATCGGTTATCTAGGCGGTTTTAATATTGGCGATGAATACAATGACAAAAATCCAAAGCTTTCGCCATGGCGGGATTATCATTTGAAATTAACTGGTGAAGGAGCCGTTGACTTGCAGGAGGAATTTCTGCGTGACTGGCATTGTGCAAATAAGGTGAATCTCCTGCAAAACAAGGCATATTTCCCAGAGCTTTCAAAGGGGACAATCCGCCAGCAATTCGTCCCAACCGAGGGCGAGGCGCTGGAAGACTTAATTGCCACTCTAATAAGTGAGGCAAAGCAATCACTTATCATCGGAACGCCCTATTTCATCCCGAGCAAAAAGGTTTTTGACCATTTACAGGCTGCAATCCGCCGCGGTGTTTCAGTTACAATTCTTGTGCCATATAAATCAGATCACATACTGGTTAAAGAAGCTTCGTACAGATATTTACGGCCGCTTCTCAAGGATGGAGCTGATGTATATCAATATATGAAAGGGTTTTACCACGCTAAGGTAATGACGATCGATGACAATATCTGTGATATTGGCACAGCTAATTTTGATAAAAGAAGCATGTTTTTGAACTATGAATTGAATTGCTTAATATATGACCCTTCTTTCATAAAAGAGGTCAAGCATATCCTTACAGAAGATATGTTAAATTCGCATAAAGCTTCACTGTCTGATTTTAGCCGCGTAAATTGGTTTAGTTCCTTTAAAGAAACTGCGGCAAGGACGATTTCTTTTTTCCTTTAA
- the argS gene encoding arginine--tRNA ligase has protein sequence MNIVEQVQLKLKEEIKQAIIKGNLAEEAQIPAVILETPKEKAHGDYSTNMAMQLARVAKKAPRQIAEQLIENFDKSKASIEKIEIAGPGFINFYMDNSYLTDLIPAILEAGDNYGESQVGNGQKIQVEFVSANPTGDLHLGHARGAAVGDSLCNVLAKAGYDVSREYYINDAGNQINNLALSVEARYFQALGMEKEMPQDGYHGEDIIGIGKKLAEEFGDKYVKMADQERFDAFRDYGLKYEMEKLKQDLENFRVKFDVWYSETSLYENGKIDIALEALRQNGHIYEEDGATWFRSSELGDDKDRVLIKQDGSYTYLLPDIAYHKDKLERGFEKLINIWGADHHGYIPRMKAAIQALGYDRDALEVEIIQLVHLYKNGEKMKMSKRTGKAVTMRDLIEEVGLDAVRYFFAMRSADTHMDFDLDLAVSQSNENPVFYAQYAHARINSILRSAEEQGFAVSKEADFKLIGAEKEIDLLKKLGEFPLAVAEAAEKRMPHRISNYIFELASVFHSFYNAEKVLDMDNKERTQARLSLIKTAQITLKNALALIGVSAPEKM, from the coding sequence ATGAATATAGTTGAACAGGTCCAATTGAAACTGAAGGAAGAAATCAAGCAGGCGATCATCAAAGGAAATCTGGCAGAAGAAGCGCAGATTCCGGCTGTAATCCTTGAAACTCCCAAGGAAAAAGCACATGGAGACTACTCAACGAATATGGCGATGCAGCTAGCTCGAGTGGCGAAGAAGGCTCCGCGCCAGATTGCTGAACAGCTGATCGAGAACTTTGATAAAAGCAAGGCATCCATCGAGAAAATTGAAATTGCCGGACCGGGCTTTATCAATTTTTACATGGATAACAGTTATTTGACTGATTTGATTCCGGCAATCCTTGAAGCTGGTGATAACTATGGGGAATCCCAGGTAGGCAACGGACAGAAAATTCAGGTTGAGTTCGTTTCAGCAAACCCAACCGGCGACCTTCACCTCGGCCATGCGCGCGGTGCGGCTGTCGGCGATTCATTGTGCAATGTGCTCGCCAAGGCTGGCTATGATGTATCACGTGAATATTACATCAATGACGCCGGCAATCAGATCAACAACCTGGCACTTTCTGTTGAGGCTCGCTACTTCCAGGCTCTCGGCATGGAAAAAGAAATGCCGCAGGATGGTTACCATGGTGAGGATATTATCGGAATCGGAAAGAAGCTTGCCGAGGAATTCGGCGACAAGTATGTGAAGATGGCGGATCAGGAACGTTTTGATGCCTTCCGCGATTACGGCCTGAAATATGAAATGGAGAAGCTGAAGCAGGACCTTGAGAATTTTCGCGTGAAATTCGATGTATGGTATTCTGAAACTTCACTTTACGAAAACGGGAAAATTGATATAGCTTTGGAGGCTCTTCGTCAAAATGGACACATCTACGAAGAGGACGGTGCAACATGGTTCCGTTCTTCAGAGCTTGGTGATGACAAGGACCGCGTGCTGATCAAGCAGGATGGCTCTTACACCTATCTGCTGCCGGATATTGCTTACCATAAGGACAAGCTTGAGCGCGGCTTTGAGAAACTGATCAACATCTGGGGAGCGGACCACCACGGTTACATCCCGAGGATGAAAGCGGCGATCCAGGCACTTGGCTACGACCGTGACGCGCTTGAAGTCGAAATCATCCAGCTCGTCCACCTTTACAAAAATGGCGAGAAGATGAAGATGAGCAAGCGTACAGGGAAAGCTGTTACGATGCGCGACCTGATTGAAGAAGTTGGTTTGGATGCAGTACGTTACTTCTTCGCGATGAGAAGCGCGGACACTCATATGGACTTTGACCTTGACCTTGCTGTATCACAGTCCAATGAAAATCCGGTGTTCTATGCCCAATACGCACATGCCCGTATCAACAGTATCCTGCGGTCAGCTGAGGAACAGGGCTTCGCAGTCAGCAAAGAGGCAGACTTTAAATTGATCGGGGCGGAAAAGGAAATCGACCTTCTGAAAAAGCTGGGAGAATTCCCTCTCGCAGTTGCCGAAGCAGCCGAGAAGCGCATGCCGCACCGAATCTCAAACTATATCTTTGAACTTGCATCCGTATTCCACAGCTTTTACAATGCAGAAAAAGTGCTGGATATGGACAACAAGGAAAGAACCCAGGCCCGCCTTTCTTTAATCAAGACAGCGCAGATTACCTTGAAGAATGCACTTGCTTTGATTGGTGTATCTGCTCCGGAAAAGATGTAA